A section of the Scomber scombrus chromosome 24, fScoSco1.1, whole genome shotgun sequence genome encodes:
- the si:dkey-190l8.2 gene encoding si:dkey-190l8.2, with product MLSPLQLSVYWRLSLVFIFTSFLFFLDIFAAAVAEASCRHGNGTGGSDPPRGTLAPNAPSNQSEPGDVSEGDADWRAEGGNRDSVCGWIDWLSYGQTLYMVGLLLGSLVGGALSDRYGKRPVLLVCVFVHAVCGVVPAVLSQPFLFLAVRCLTGVCCCCINICSFSLAVEWTPPAARLWPPAFLPFCFSLGTMSGAPLAWLSPTWRHLHLALSLPQLVCLPLYLSIPESPRWLLLKRRTDVLDRYRSNSPADEKCLGLLLESTWSDLQKATEAQKEEPAGGHSPCDIIHLRHPSVLLRLSIMSYLSAASALTYFGICMNIGSFGVGVYSAQFFSGLSETPCLLVPLVRLGRRPISMLALFLSGAACFLSLLLSRYHGEPVLVMSLALLGKLCILAAIFISTLYSIELFPTVVRQRCLSLVSLCFRIGCLVNTMVPPNPNGAISLAAMIVYSSGPIIGCGLCLLLPETSGIPLPDTVEDCDRQPLPNPPNIDALLRIRKLVSSQTRKTEILPAEKEDTHAPNTCTGLI from the exons ATGCTGTCTCCGCTTCAGCTCTCCGTCTACTGGCGTCTctctctggtcttcatcttcacctcctttctcttctttctggaCATTTTCGCGGCCGCCGTCGCAGAGGCCAGCTGTCGCCATGGTAACGGCACCGGCGGCTCGGACCCGCCGCGTGGAACGTTGGCACCGAACGCGCCGagcaaccaatcagagcccggGGACGTTTCAGAGGGCGACGCTGATTGGAGGGCGGAAGGCGGGAACCGAGAT tcagtgtgtggTTGGATAGACTGGTTGTCCTATGGTCAGACTCTCTACATGGTCGGTCTGCTGTTGGGATCTCTGGTGGGAGGAGCGCTGTCTGACCG ataTGGAAAGCGTCCGGtgctgttggtgtgtgtgttcgtaCACGCTGTGTGTGGTGTTGTGCCCGCTGTTCTTTCTCAACCGTTCCTCTTCCTTGCTGTTCGCTGCTTGACGGgcgtctgctgctgctgcatcaaCATCTGCTCCTTCAGTCTGG CAGTGGAGTGGACTCCCCCCGCTGCCCGGCTCTGGCCGCCGGCCTTCCTGCCCTTCTGCTTCAGTTTGGGGACGATGAGTGGAGCTCCGTTGGCCTGGCTCAGCCCCACCTGGAGGCATCTGCACCTTGCTCTATCTCTGCCGCAGCTCGTCTGTCTGCCGCTCTACCT CTCGATACCAGAGTCTCCTCGCTGGTTGTTGTTAAAGAGGAGGACGGACGTTTTGGACCGTTACCGTAGCAACAGCCCTGCAGATGAGAAGTGCCTGGGCTTG ctgttgGAATCAACCTGGTCTGATTTGCAAAAAGCCACCGAGGCTCAGAAAGAAGAGCCTGCAGGTGGCCACTCCCCATGTGACATCATCCACCTCAGACACCCGTCGGTCCTGCTGCGGCTGTCAATCATGAGTTACCTAAG CGCTGCGTCTGCACTGACATACTTTGGCATCTGTATGAACATCGGCTCATTCGGCGTCGGTGTCTACTCCGCTCAGTTCTTCTCCGGCCTATCAGAAACTCCCTGCCTGCTCGTCCCATTGGTTCGCCTGGGACGGCGACCAATCAGCATGCTCGCTCTGTTCCTGAGTGGAGCAGCATGCTTCCTGTCATTACTGCTGTCCCGATACCACG GCGAGCCGGTGCTGGTGATGAGTCTCGCTCTGTTGGGAAAACTTTGCATTCTGGCTGCTATCTTCATCTCTACACTGTACAGCATCGAGCTGTTCCCCACAGTGGTCAG ACAGCGGTGCTTGTCTCTGGTCAGCTTGTGTTTCCGGATCGGCTGTCTGGTTAACACCATGGTTCCACCCAACCCCAACGGAGCGATATCATTGGCTGCCATGATTGTGTACAGCAGTGGACCAATCATTGGCTGTGGCTTGTGTCTGCTGCTGCCGGAGACCAGCGGCATCCCGCTTCCTGATACGGTGGAGGACTGTGATAGGCAGCCTCTACCCAACCCTCCCAATATTGACGCCCTCCTGAGGATacg gaaGCTGGTAAGCAGCCAAACCAGGAAAACCGAGATCCTCCCTGCAGAGAAAGAGGACACACACGCGCCAAACACATGCACAGGACtgatatga